One Acropora palmata chromosome 2, jaAcrPala1.3, whole genome shotgun sequence genomic window carries:
- the LOC141874720 gene encoding substance-K receptor-like isoform X1: MQIFGDLVETERRKSTDKIGSIGHLKDGFSWSSFMNMTRNITNDTDSFPGEKENDYLLDSCPPAKRVTPLENVTKITALLVIIIASLVGNILVITVSRRNRNLRTIAYSFVINMAIADLMTTFINMPESVIVEIRNTDQWFPGEVGVVMCKFWPFLQQVCAFCSVLSLLAISLDRYSAICLPLKRIMSQKLSRVLILLTWLLPVVSSAPMFVANNVVEISGELLCLEAWPSPFDPVKAHTDYTIILFVLFYVFPLTVISFLYSLVIFKIWRRRVPGNRSTVTIEAYSRSRRKALKVFISIVVCFALCWLPYHVTFFLSSYNEIYFNCGLPRDVTFIAVFFSYATSAFNPCIYLILNKEYRTGSKRLLYSCCCKGSSTFHPERATGTSGHSRIRASQLRAQISVNIKSPRVRIARFRRRRVDSYHEDLSKGDAFALPYRSARAEFESENCRINK, encoded by the exons ATGCAAATCTTTGGAGACTTAGTCGAAACGGAACGAAGAAAGAGCACGGATAAAATCGGATCCATCGGACATTTAAA agaTGGTTTCTCCTGGTCAAGCTTCATGAACATGACTAGAAATATAACAAATGATACTGATTCCTTTCCTGGCGAAAAAGAGAATGATTACTTGCTGGACAGTTGCCCTCCAGCGAAAAGAGTAACCCCACTCGAAAATGTGACCAAGATAACTGCATTGCTTGTGATAATCATTGCCTCCTTGGTGGGGAATATATTGGTGATAACTGTGAGTAGACGGAATAGGAATTTGCGAACAATAGCATACAGCTTTGTTATCAACATGGCCATTGCAGACCTGATGACCACGTTCATCAACATGCCTGAATCTGTAATTGTCGAGATACGAAATACAGACCAGTGGTTTCCTGGTGAAGTGGGGGTCGTCATGTGCAAGTTTTGGCCATTTCTCCAGCAAGTTTGTGCTTTTTGTTCCGTCCTTAGTTTGTTGGCAATTTCTTTGGATAGATATTCTGCTATCTGCCTTCCATTGAAAAGGATTATGTCGCAAAAGCTGTCCAGAGTACTTATTTTGTTAACTTGGCTGCTACCTGTCGTGTCAAGCGCTCCAATGTTCGTTGCCAACAACGTGGTGGAAATAAGTGGTGAGCTCCTGTGCCTCGAAGCTTGGCCTTCCCCATTTGACCCTGTTAAGGCGCACACAGACTACACGATTATCCTCTTCGTGTTGTTTTACGTGTTTCCATTAACTGTCATATCGTTTTTGTACAGTTTGGTCATCTTTAAGATTTGGCGAAGAAGAGTTCCTGGTAACCGTTCCACAGTGACAATTGAAGCCTACTCAAGAAGCCGGCGAAAGGCATTAAAGGTGTTCATTTCAATAGTTGTTTGCTTCGCGCTCTGTTGGCTTCCTTATCACGTAACCTTCTTTTTATCGTCCTACAATGAGATCTATTTCAACTGTGGCCTTCCCAGAGATGTCACCTTTATTGCTGTATTTTTCTCATACGCTACCAGTGCATTCAATCCATGCATATACTTGATATTGAACAAAGAATATCGCACGGGTAGTAAGCGCCTACTTTACAGTTGCTGCTGCAAGGGTTCTTCAACATTTCATCCTGAGAGAGCTACGGGAACCTCTGGACACTCGCGTATCCGCGCCTCCCAACTGCGTGCGCAGATATCAGTCAATATCAAAAGTCCTAGGGTTCGTATTGCGAGGTTTCGACGAAGAAGAGTTGATTCATATCATGAAGACTTATCAAAAGGCGACGCCTTTGCTCTACCGTATAGATCAGCTAGAGCGGAATTTGAATCCGAAAACTGTAGAATAAACAAGTGA
- the LOC141874720 gene encoding substance-K receptor-like isoform X2 has product MNMTRNITNDTDSFPGEKENDYLLDSCPPAKRVTPLENVTKITALLVIIIASLVGNILVITVSRRNRNLRTIAYSFVINMAIADLMTTFINMPESVIVEIRNTDQWFPGEVGVVMCKFWPFLQQVCAFCSVLSLLAISLDRYSAICLPLKRIMSQKLSRVLILLTWLLPVVSSAPMFVANNVVEISGELLCLEAWPSPFDPVKAHTDYTIILFVLFYVFPLTVISFLYSLVIFKIWRRRVPGNRSTVTIEAYSRSRRKALKVFISIVVCFALCWLPYHVTFFLSSYNEIYFNCGLPRDVTFIAVFFSYATSAFNPCIYLILNKEYRTGSKRLLYSCCCKGSSTFHPERATGTSGHSRIRASQLRAQISVNIKSPRVRIARFRRRRVDSYHEDLSKGDAFALPYRSARAEFESENCRINK; this is encoded by the coding sequence ATGAACATGACTAGAAATATAACAAATGATACTGATTCCTTTCCTGGCGAAAAAGAGAATGATTACTTGCTGGACAGTTGCCCTCCAGCGAAAAGAGTAACCCCACTCGAAAATGTGACCAAGATAACTGCATTGCTTGTGATAATCATTGCCTCCTTGGTGGGGAATATATTGGTGATAACTGTGAGTAGACGGAATAGGAATTTGCGAACAATAGCATACAGCTTTGTTATCAACATGGCCATTGCAGACCTGATGACCACGTTCATCAACATGCCTGAATCTGTAATTGTCGAGATACGAAATACAGACCAGTGGTTTCCTGGTGAAGTGGGGGTCGTCATGTGCAAGTTTTGGCCATTTCTCCAGCAAGTTTGTGCTTTTTGTTCCGTCCTTAGTTTGTTGGCAATTTCTTTGGATAGATATTCTGCTATCTGCCTTCCATTGAAAAGGATTATGTCGCAAAAGCTGTCCAGAGTACTTATTTTGTTAACTTGGCTGCTACCTGTCGTGTCAAGCGCTCCAATGTTCGTTGCCAACAACGTGGTGGAAATAAGTGGTGAGCTCCTGTGCCTCGAAGCTTGGCCTTCCCCATTTGACCCTGTTAAGGCGCACACAGACTACACGATTATCCTCTTCGTGTTGTTTTACGTGTTTCCATTAACTGTCATATCGTTTTTGTACAGTTTGGTCATCTTTAAGATTTGGCGAAGAAGAGTTCCTGGTAACCGTTCCACAGTGACAATTGAAGCCTACTCAAGAAGCCGGCGAAAGGCATTAAAGGTGTTCATTTCAATAGTTGTTTGCTTCGCGCTCTGTTGGCTTCCTTATCACGTAACCTTCTTTTTATCGTCCTACAATGAGATCTATTTCAACTGTGGCCTTCCCAGAGATGTCACCTTTATTGCTGTATTTTTCTCATACGCTACCAGTGCATTCAATCCATGCATATACTTGATATTGAACAAAGAATATCGCACGGGTAGTAAGCGCCTACTTTACAGTTGCTGCTGCAAGGGTTCTTCAACATTTCATCCTGAGAGAGCTACGGGAACCTCTGGACACTCGCGTATCCGCGCCTCCCAACTGCGTGCGCAGATATCAGTCAATATCAAAAGTCCTAGGGTTCGTATTGCGAGGTTTCGACGAAGAAGAGTTGATTCATATCATGAAGACTTATCAAAAGGCGACGCCTTTGCTCTACCGTATAGATCAGCTAGAGCGGAATTTGAATCCGAAAACTGTAGAATAAACAAGTGA